TACAGGCTGCAGAGTACATGTTAACTTGACCCGGTCTAATTTAGGTTTGCCGTCTAGTTAATCTGGGAATTTTTGACAAGACAATTCATTGAAGTGCTGCATATCTGCTCTTAAAAATGGCAGCAGAAAGCACAGACATGTGTATGTAGGGACCCCGAGAAACAAtctttgtgtatatatgtatgtccccccagaataaaaaaaacttgaaaccTCTTCAGCATTTGCACTGGGCGTGAAATATAGTTATATAATAATGTTAGAGTTATTGCAGTCCATCTCTGTAATAGATTGAGATATTTTATCTGTATTGCATGTCTTGTAATTTGCAGATCATAAGCGGGTCAGTCTTAATTAGTGCGCAACTTTTTCTTACTTCAACATTTGTCCCTTGTTGCCGTCACTATGTAAGTCACTATGAGGCAGATAACGTACACTGATAACGATTGTTACAGAACAAAGAGTAAAAGGACTGTCGGGAGAAAGTGTGTTAGTTGACATCATTTCTCTTCACACTTCCTTGTGTGATTTATTCAGCGACTAAAATGAATCTGGTGCAAAGTCCTAACCTCCGCATGAACTATATCACAGTGGCCCTGGACTCTGGTGTTTTGATGTTTGGTTCTGCAGTTTCTCCACTTCTTAAACACTCTGGTGACCTCGTTGAACTAACCCAGTGAAACACTGTGTGCCAGGAGATGGAGTTTATTGGTATATTTGGTGTCTGTCGGGTTATTATCATTCATGTGTGTCTGCGATCAGACTTTGCAGGGCTACAGCAGCTGGACCCTTCATATACTGACTCCAGATTAGGTCTGATTAAACCCAGATTAGCTCTGTCActcattttactttgttttctttttttttcctgtttgtgtttattgcaGGTGGTGGAATAGGCAACATGTCAATGGACCGGATGGGCTCCAGCTTCGACCGTATAGGCATGACGGGAATTGACATGAACCGAGGCTTTGGTGGCTATGGAGGTGGGGGGCCAGGACACATGGGTGGAGGCATGTCTGATAGAGGCTCTGGGTCCAAAGCAGGCTGCCAGATATTTGTGAGAAATGTAAGTCTtatagtggttttaatgtttatactattcatttttttttcatttggttaCATCTACCTTCAAATGTGTTAAATAAGGTTATTAACTGAattatatatttctgtgttgcAGCTTTCCTATGATCTGACATGGCAAAAGCTGAAAGAGAAGTTCAGTCACTGTGGTACGTCCTTCGCTTAaagttcatttattatttaccGTCTGTTTCTCAGACTGTTCAGAGACTGAATTATTGCTCGCGCTGGTCCTGCTGCAGGTATGGTGATGTTTGCAGAAATCAAGATGGAGAATGGAAAGTCAAAGGGATGTGGGACGGTGAGATTTGACTCTCCGGAGAGCGCGGAGAAGGCCTGCAGGATGATGAACGGCACCAAGATCAACGGCAGAGAGGTGGACGTCCGCATCGACCGCAACGCCTAGAGCTTTTGTAGAAGTTGATCTTACACACTTAACACATTCAGCCCCCCTTTGCCAAtgatcttttgttttgttttaaaaacacaaaaacttcaTATCCGTATgtccatttcatttttgtttttgtttatatatactACATAGctattttatctttgttttgtaAGCCCTTTTTAATTTGTCAGGTGATTTGTttgaacaaataaaatttaatttttaaacttggtgattgtatttttttttattattatttttattattatttaaggtCAAAGTCTCAATGGTTCTTCAGTGTGTAAACTGGCATCGAGCTGTTCTGCTCTCAACACTGCCACACACTGGCCTCTCGAAAACTGGAAAATTCCAGGTAACGACAAACATAAACCACATAACTTTTTAATGGGCATTACCACTGTCGATTATATAGGCATCATTCAACGTGTAGGTCAGTGTCTAAAGTCCATGCAAACTTTACAACTTCATGTGTAAACACAACtgaaggaaacatttaaatgtagcGAAGTTgagtggaaagtttttttttttttttctcctcctttactACTTCTTATTGCTCCTTCCACTAGTACTTCCTGTTCATAAAACTTATCAGTTATGACCAGAAGATTACCCTTTCAAGTCTACACCTACACCTAAAAGACGCACATGGTCAAGTTAGTTGACACCTTTATTTATATGACCACAGCAGTCACGCCTGTGACGGCGCTTTTTCCGTTTGGGGCCTCCATCGGGCCTTCAAGATGCGATGCCAGTCTGATCCGGATCTGAAGAAGCAGACACGTGCAAGGGGATGATCTTTGGTGCTTCTCCACATTACagacatcctcctcttcctgagATGTGACGAGTgttcgccttttttttttttttgcataacatgttaaaaaaaatgtgagtttGACCACGGCTCCGAGACATTTGTAGGTTTTAAAGGGCTTAACAGTTCTTGAACTATTGTAGTCTCAGAAAGTATGGCTTCAGTCCTGGGAATGTCAGGTCTCAGTCGCCGCACAGTCTTATGGGATTATTCCCAATAATCCCCAGCTCGTACAGGATGGACAGAGTGGCGAAGAGGATGTAACAGGCGAGAGAAACGATTCCCAGCTTCCAGTTCAGTTTCCAGCCGTTGATGTGCACGGCTACGAAAAGGAAGACGATTGAAAGGAGCAGCGTGGAGGAAATGAAGACCAGCCCGGTGCTGTTGACCTCCACCGGGTTGTTGGTGTCCACAAAGGCCGTCTTGATGAACCAAGGCAGACCCAGGCACAGCATGTCAAAGACGTTAGAACCCACAATGTTGGACATGGCCATGTCAGCTTTCCCTGAGAAGCAAAAAGATGTCCACATGCTGCATTTAAGCCTCACTGATACCTCTGCAAtttgataaaaatgttttatttttgatttaatttaaaatccaaaTAAGTGACAAATacactgatgagccacaactttatgaccgccttcctaacattgtgtaggtctcccaaaacagttgtgactcatcagagaatggacagtACCTACagtactatatgtgttctatattaaacttgggctgtttataaatatacattatcattattatcattttgcattcaatattaggctaTCCCTTAtcattttactaaaatatgttggattcatgttaatgtgtaattaaagacatttaaatttgtggggggaaatagaAAAcattatatgtataaaaaaatatccaattaaccaaagattttgcgacttccctgcagtacctctgtggaacCCCTAGGGAtcccggaccccctgttgaagacctatggtctagtgaatttggaggccaggtcaacacattgtgctgtttttcatgtttcatgcaaggcaaggcatttttattgatatagaaattattattattattattatatagacAATGTATACATGCGTTCCTAAACTGTTATTCTTTTGTGTgcctgctatggggtgggggcatctggtctggtctaggtgggtgctacatgtctaagtaacatccacataaataccagATCCAAAACATTGGATTCTCACaggatggtgaatgttatttatttctctggtcataatgttattcctgattggTGTGTTTACCACTAAAACAGAGCTCAGGGCTTGGTAGAAGACTCGTGTTTTTATATCACCACTTGTGAGTATTGGGACATGAAACGGCATTGCTGCTCATCAACAAACTActcttatgtttttatttttaatagtgaATTGCAGCAGATATTACCTTCTCTGGCCACCATCACACTGGCTATGGTGTCGGGTATACTGGTCCCAGCAGCAAGCAAAGTCAGTCCCATTACCGTGTCAGGAATCCCCAGGGTCTCACCTGTGTAAACagcaaagcaacacaaaatCAGTCCCATAACCCTTCCCTCCCGCCAACAACTTCAAGCCAGGAGGAGAACAGCAGCTCATTGTAGCTATGCCTATAGGGTTAATAGATTATCCCTGGTAGCAAGGTTGTAGCCAGGGTTTTAGAAACACAAAGGTCATGGAATTAGATGCTTTCACTAACATATAACAAAAGTGCTAAATCGTCAGCATATTAAAGATTCCCTGAAGGTGCATGTTAACATGTAAAAATACTGACCTTCATAAAGATTTTgcaaagtagaaaaagaaaaagaaatttattGACACACCTCCcgttaaaaatagttttaagtaATCTACTGTAAACTTGTGATGCAAAAACAAGTCACATGAGTCCCTAACATTGTCTGAACCCGGTGATGTTGCAGTCATCTACAGAGCACAGCCACTGGGAAACACTCTTTTGCGCATCCACTCTTTCATATGACTGAACGCTCACTCCATGTGAGCATATCTGGTGACTATGGGATACTAATCTCATTATACCTCACTAGACCTGCTACTGTCACATGATAAGTTGGATCTTTTAGCCTTTTTAGCCTGATCCCTGGTCATTTTCTACATCTCTCTTGTAGATGTGAGCTGAAGCCCGTGCTAAGTTCTGTTCTGTACACCCAGCCCTCACATGACTGTGTTTCCTCAGGGGTGAAGCCGACTGTAATCCCTGCTGTGGTTGGCCAGGCACACAGCCCAGTGGAGCTACAACCACCCCCCTTCTCAACTTTCCAAGACAATGGCATCTCAGGAATTAGCCAGCAGACCTCCATGTGATTCTACTCTGCAAATCAGACGTTTTTTCTCACAAGTTCCAAACACTTGTGATCCCCAGTGACTCGATGGGTGACCCGGGCTCGCTTACACCTGAGGCTAAGTCGGAGGAAATGTGCAGAATGGGTTCGGCCCTGTTACTGTTACAGAATGTTCAAAACACCGGTTTTTACCGACAACAGTGACCATCCACACCAGCACGTATGTGAAAGCTGAGATCCAGACAGCGGACATGAGGAAAGTTATCATGAACCACTTCTTCCAGAACCTTCTCCTGCAGTCGGGGACGGTCAGGAACAGCAGAGTGATGATGGGAAGAGACAAAACCCACAGGATCCTTTTCAGGTCGCTCTCCGGGACCGCAAACACACTTTTATGCTCTGCTGAGATGAAACAAATTCATCAAGTTAATACCTCAAAGAGGACAAAAGCCCAGATATGAACTTCACCAAGCAGCATGTCATACCTTCAGGAATCTCATTGAGGCCGTGGAGGCTGAGCGACAGGTGCGAGTAGCCAGAGTCGTCCTGGAAGATGCCGCTGTCGGTTCTGGAGCGACTGTGGAATCTGAGGCTGGTGTCGTCGTTCCAGCCCGTCAGAGGCTGTGTCTCAGTCTTATCGCCAGAGCCCGAACCCAGACAGGTGCAGCACGggctcagcttcctcaggacgAACTCGCTTATGCGGAGGTCAAAGCACAGCACCACAATGTAGACGCCATAGACCAGCAGCAGACAGGCAGCATCATacctgataataaaaaataaaaaaaacatataattgGCGCATTTTCTGGAAAGATGTTCCAAGAGCTTTCCACGTAAATCGAATATCCCTCTTCAGGGAATAGCATCGCATTTCATATGGTGTTATTCTGTTGATTCTCTgcctagtgttttttttttttttattattattatagtttgattttgattttatggCAGATGTCATTCGGACAGTAGAGATAGCTTTGTAATAAATGTGGCTGTGTTGCAGCACTGTACAACATGGTTGTTGggtaatttatttgttgttctgAGTATCACAAGATGCAATAAACAGCTGTATGTAACGCTGTCTTTTATAAGTAGCGCACATGTGCAGTGAGGCCTGAAGATAATGTGCCGCTTAGTCACCGCACATAAACGCACACTCACCAGTACACTTTGTTATCAGAGATGATGGCAATAACGGCGGCAACACTGATGCCGTATGCCAGGCAGTCCCTGAACAGTGGCCAACAAGTGAGGCGCCCCGCCTCGtaaaggagacaaaaacaacaggttTATCTCTTGCACAACACAATGCACGCACGATTCCACTGCCGTGTCATTGTGTCAAACCATACCATGGAGGCCAAGAGTCCACAGGCGGCACAGATTCCTAGCAGGTTGTAGACGGCCGATCCCACAATGGTGCTCACCCCAATGTCACCCTTTGTCACAAAAACGCCTAAGGGGCAATATaaacataaagacataaagacaTGGTAAAAAGACAAGGAAATGTCCGTAAAGCTAATTGAGATAAGGCAACCATCTTCCCTTTCCACTGTCATATTGGGGGGTGGGGAAAGTGAAGGGATGCGGCGGTGGTTTTGGTGATTACCAAGAAAAGCTGTAACAAGTTCAGGCGCAGAACTCCCGGCTGCCATAAATGTGGCTCCTGCTACATCCTGAGACAACCCAAGACctgagaaacaaaataatatcaCAATAGAAAATGCATCCAGTCAACGCTTAAagcttcattaaaaataataaataaaacaaagggtgCAGGATTATGACTAATGCACTGGAGTGGAGGGCGTTGCATCAATCAGCAACAACTCTGGTGacagtttaattcatttaaaaaatgctgaatatttACTGGTTCTGCAAAAAAGGTCAAGATGTTTAAAACAGACAACATCTGAAGTGTTTGGATCTTGGAACTTGGGTTGGCCATTTTCCCCTATTTGTGTAGACTTTTCTTTGGATATTTGGATATTAAAACTTAACATATAAACTATGTAACTGTCCAGACAGAGGCCTGTTATATGCGCACATTCCACACATTTATTCTTCTGTAATCCtcctgtatttctgtattttttaatcaGTAATACTTGTGCAACATCTTGTTTTTAAgcattgttttgtatatttttattttattctattagtACTTCATTTCATTGCAGCTGTCATTTTATGGGAGCAACCAAACAATTTCCTTCTGATGATcttttaaactgtgtgtttgtggatgttcTGTACCATGAATTTGTAAAATCACAACCGCTGCATGGCTCACAAACCTGAATACTGAATGCCAGGCTTAATTTAATAACAATTATAA
The sequence above is drawn from the Mugil cephalus isolate CIBA_MC_2020 chromosome 3, CIBA_Mcephalus_1.1, whole genome shotgun sequence genome and encodes:
- the slc24a5 gene encoding sodium/potassium/calcium exchanger 5 isoform X1, with the translated sequence MSAATALQKKKRKDFIPYFIGFVIFLYCTVHLVSFTAETARETHSVRVRRALENETECIPPQSSEFPEGFFTVQERKDGGLVIYFMIIFYMLLAVSVVCDDYFLPSLEVISERLGLSQDVAGATFMAAGSSAPELVTAFLGVFVTKGDIGVSTIVGSAVYNLLGICAACGLLASMAGRLTCWPLFRDCLAYGISVAAVIAIISDNKVYWYDAACLLLVYGVYIVVLCFDLRISEFVLRKLSPCCTCLGSGSGDKTETQPLTGWNDDTSLRFHSRSRTDSGIFQDDSGYSHLSLSLHGLNEIPEAEHKSVFAVPESDLKRILWVLSLPIITLLFLTVPDCRRRFWKKWFMITFLMSAVWISAFTYVLVWMVTVVGETLGIPDTVMGLTLLAAGTSIPDTIASVMVAREGKADMAMSNIVGSNVFDMLCLGLPWFIKTAFVDTNNPVEVNSTGLVFISSTLLLSIVFLFVAVHINGWKLNWKLGIVSLACYILFATLSILYELGIIGNNPIRLCGD
- the slc24a5 gene encoding sodium/potassium/calcium exchanger 5 isoform X2 — encoded protein: MSAATALQKKKRKDFIPYFIGFVIFLYCTVHLVSFTAETARETHSVRVRRALENETECIPPQSSEFPEGFFTVQERKDGGLVIYFMIIFYMLLAVSVVCDDYFLPSLEVISERLGLSQDVAGATFMAAGSSAPELVTAFLGVFVTKGDIGVSTIVGSAVYNLLGICAACGLLASMAGRLTCWPLFRDCLAYGISVAAVIAIISDNKVYWYDAACLLLVYGVYIVVLCFDLRISEFVLRKLSPCCTCLGSGSGDKTETQPLTGWNDDTSLRFHSRSRTDSGIFQDDSGYSHLSLSLHGLNEIPEEHKSVFAVPESDLKRILWVLSLPIITLLFLTVPDCRRRFWKKWFMITFLMSAVWISAFTYVLVWMVTVVGETLGIPDTVMGLTLLAAGTSIPDTIASVMVAREGKADMAMSNIVGSNVFDMLCLGLPWFIKTAFVDTNNPVEVNSTGLVFISSTLLLSIVFLFVAVHINGWKLNWKLGIVSLACYILFATLSILYELGIIGNNPIRLCGD